Proteins encoded by one window of Deltaproteobacteria bacterium:
- a CDS encoding DNA recombination protein RmuC produces MEIGILALLGILIVLVLFFFVQSTRQWREMRATKEKDPAFLLLQQQIDGLRDQVGRSLDGNVQLMHQQLSSLSSQVTSQLNSIASQVSEQVGTGMGLVQKASQHFGDRVQEVQSRLAQLDEANKRILEVGRSIASLQEILRAPKIRGGLGEFLLGDLLAQIMPAEYFTLQHSFKSGERVDAVIRLSQGLVPVDAKFPLENFQKGLLAEDDGAKKSFLKLFAADVKKHVEAIASKYILPHEGTCDFALMYIPAENVYYEAFIKDEALGEGKSLREYAFVKHVVPVSPNSFYAYLHTILLGLRGMKVEESARQILRDLGGLRGQLDKFQEEFRKLGKHLEQSKGSYDSSQRQLEKFSDKLAAVETPPLIQSPEETSNKTPNA; encoded by the coding sequence TGGGATACTGGCCCTTCTGGGCATTTTAATCGTCTTAGTTCTTTTCTTCTTCGTACAGAGCACCCGACAATGGCGGGAGATGCGCGCCACGAAAGAGAAAGACCCGGCCTTCCTGCTCCTGCAGCAGCAGATCGACGGTCTGCGCGACCAGGTAGGCCGGTCCCTCGATGGCAACGTGCAGCTCATGCACCAGCAGTTGAGTTCCCTGTCCAGCCAGGTTACCAGCCAGTTGAATTCCATCGCTTCCCAGGTTAGCGAGCAGGTAGGAACCGGGATGGGCCTGGTGCAGAAGGCCAGCCAGCATTTCGGCGACCGGGTGCAGGAAGTTCAGTCTCGATTGGCTCAGCTGGATGAAGCCAACAAACGCATTTTAGAGGTGGGCCGTTCCATCGCCAGCCTGCAGGAAATCTTGCGGGCCCCTAAAATCCGGGGTGGGTTGGGTGAATTCCTGCTGGGCGACCTTTTAGCCCAGATCATGCCCGCTGAATACTTCACCCTGCAACATTCCTTTAAAAGTGGAGAACGGGTGGATGCGGTTATTCGCTTAAGTCAGGGGCTTGTCCCTGTCGACGCCAAGTTTCCTCTGGAAAATTTTCAGAAGGGCCTTCTGGCTGAGGACGATGGAGCGAAGAAGAGTTTCCTCAAGCTCTTCGCCGCTGACGTGAAGAAACATGTGGAGGCGATCGCCAGTAAATACATTCTGCCGCATGAAGGAACCTGCGATTTTGCCCTCATGTATATTCCCGCCGAGAATGTTTACTACGAGGCCTTCATCAAGGATGAAGCCCTGGGCGAAGGGAAGAGTTTGCGGGAATATGCTTTCGTTAAACATGTCGTCCCGGTTTCTCCCAACAGCTTTTATGCCTACCTGCACACGATTCTCCTGGGACTGCGGGGGATGAAAGTGGAAGAGAGCGCCCGGCAGATCCTTCGCGACCTGGGCGGATTGCGCGGGCAACTGGACAAATTCCAGGAGGAGTTCAGGAAACTCGGAAAACATCTGGAGCAATCCAAGGGAAGTTACGA